A single genomic interval of Desulfolucanica intricata harbors:
- a CDS encoding TCP-1/cpn60 chaperonin family protein, which yields MSLKQQASSGAEVDERMSALITNSNAIRAIASAVEGTLGPKGLDTMLVDKFGDVVITNDGVTILTLMEANHPAARMLINIAKAQQEEIGDGTTTATVMAGALVGTGVEQVARGVPVARVIEGLRTGVKRALEAMQGQIRPLESLDDPAVRMVALVAGREHDDIADLVVEAARLIGNEKLLDSSFKLSDTVVAEEGAENQVFMGVIINKERMNRQMPGELTSVKVLVIDDALEPEEIEDEALATEAGFNRYMELQAEFKNNIQKIIDLGVGLILVDRGVNDLAEEMLSDAGIMVIQRVPNRELRKAAEHTGARPMKRTGLKKDSRQLAQLLGGAERVYEDEKLEQVWIFGGSGKPMATILVGAATSEVVGERERIAKDAASAVQAAAKGGIVPGGGSLELAVAREIEKIRGEVRGMAVYGIDCVVEALKRPMAQIIANAGFNPLEKMGDVIAAQSESLKLSLAVDCDSGEVVDMYELGVVDPALVKIYALKAAGEIAEAILRIDTIIKMREEKNINVKDVSDITTR from the coding sequence TTGAGTCTCAAGCAACAAGCCAGCTCGGGTGCTGAAGTGGATGAAAGAATGTCTGCTTTAATAACTAATTCCAATGCAATCCGGGCTATTGCCTCGGCTGTAGAAGGTACTTTAGGTCCAAAGGGACTTGATACCATGTTGGTCGATAAGTTTGGCGATGTGGTAATTACCAATGACGGGGTAACAATACTTACCCTGATGGAGGCCAATCATCCTGCTGCCCGGATGCTGATTAATATTGCCAAAGCCCAGCAGGAAGAAATTGGAGACGGCACTACTACTGCTACAGTAATGGCAGGAGCACTGGTAGGTACCGGTGTGGAGCAGGTAGCCAGGGGTGTTCCGGTAGCCCGGGTAATAGAAGGCTTGCGTACAGGGGTTAAGCGGGCTTTGGAAGCGATGCAGGGTCAGATTCGTCCTTTGGAAAGCCTTGATGATCCGGCTGTGCGCATGGTAGCTCTGGTTGCGGGGCGAGAACATGATGACATAGCTGATTTGGTGGTGGAAGCAGCGAGGTTAATTGGCAATGAAAAGCTGTTGGATTCTTCTTTTAAGCTGTCCGATACCGTGGTTGCTGAAGAAGGTGCCGAAAACCAGGTTTTTATGGGGGTTATAATTAATAAAGAGCGTATGAACCGGCAAATGCCCGGGGAATTAACATCCGTGAAGGTACTTGTTATCGATGATGCTTTGGAGCCGGAAGAGATAGAAGATGAGGCGCTGGCCACCGAGGCAGGCTTTAATCGCTACATGGAACTGCAGGCGGAATTTAAAAACAATATACAGAAAATAATTGACCTTGGTGTGGGACTGATACTGGTAGACCGGGGTGTAAACGATTTGGCTGAAGAAATGCTTTCTGATGCCGGAATTATGGTGATTCAGCGGGTTCCCAACCGAGAGCTGCGCAAGGCGGCAGAACATACCGGAGCAAGGCCAATGAAACGTACCGGCCTAAAAAAGGATTCCCGACAGCTGGCTCAATTACTCGGAGGAGCCGAGCGGGTTTATGAGGATGAAAAATTAGAACAGGTCTGGATTTTTGGCGGTAGCGGTAAGCCTATGGCCACCATTCTGGTCGGGGCGGCCACCTCGGAAGTGGTTGGTGAACGGGAGCGTATAGCCAAAGATGCAGCTTCTGCTGTGCAGGCTGCAGCAAAAGGCGGTATAGTACCCGGGGGGGGTTCTTTAGAGCTGGCAGTAGCCCGGGAAATAGAAAAAATACGCGGGGAAGTTCGGGGTATGGCAGTTTACGGGATAGACTGCGTGGTAGAAGCTCTGAAACGGCCTATGGCACAGATAATTGCCAACGCGGGTTTTAACCCGCTGGAGAAAATGGGGGATGTGATTGCCGCACAGTCCGAAAGTTTGAAACTCTCTTTAGCTGTGGACTGTGACAGCGGAGAAGTTGTTGATATGTATGAATTGGGAGTTGTAGATCCGGCCCTGGTTAAAATCTATGCCCTGAAGGCAGCCGGAGAAATAGCCGAAGCAATTTTAAGAATTGATACGATCATTAAAATGCGGGAAGAGAAAAATATTAACGTGAAAGATGTTTCAGATATTACGACGAGGTGA
- the grpE gene encoding nucleotide exchange factor GrpE, which produces MGGELEKDVEKVPLVEEDEQVEEKTAVNSDEELEVEVLSPEEEKVDDPEELRRLLKEQTEKAEDYYARLARLQADFENFRRRTRQEKEETVRYATEQLMVDLLPVLDNFERALNIETKENSKDSFMEGMEMIYRQLKDTLSKGGLTVIPAVGEQFDPNKHDAVMQEETVEQPDNTVIEELRRGYMLKDKVIRPAMVKVAKSV; this is translated from the coding sequence GTGGGTGGCGAACTGGAAAAAGATGTAGAGAAGGTACCTCTGGTAGAGGAAGATGAACAGGTTGAGGAAAAAACTGCAGTAAACTCTGATGAAGAGTTGGAAGTGGAAGTTCTTTCTCCGGAAGAGGAAAAAGTAGACGACCCGGAAGAACTTAGAAGACTACTTAAGGAGCAAACTGAAAAGGCCGAAGATTATTATGCCAGATTAGCCCGGCTGCAGGCCGACTTTGAAAATTTCCGGCGCCGTACCCGCCAGGAAAAAGAAGAAACGGTTAGGTACGCCACCGAGCAGTTGATGGTTGATTTGCTGCCGGTGTTGGATAATTTTGAACGGGCTTTAAATATAGAGACGAAAGAGAATAGTAAAGATTCCTTTATGGAAGGTATGGAGATGATTTACCGGCAATTAAAAGATACTTTGAGCAAAGGAGGCCTGACAGTTATTCCGGCAGTGGGTGAACAATTTGATCCTAATAAGCATGATGCAGTGATGCAGGAAGAAACTGTTGAACAGCCTGATAACACTGTAATTGAGGAGCTGCGCCGGGGATATATGTTAAAAGATAAAGTAATCAGACCTGCTATGGTCAAAGTTGCTAAATCAGTTTAA
- the dnaK gene encoding molecular chaperone DnaK, whose translation MGKVIGIDLGTTNSCVAVMEGGEAVVIPNAEGARTTPSVVGFSKTGERLVGQVAKRQAVTNPDRTVSSIKRHMGSNYKVTIENKDYTPQEISAMVLQKLKSDAEAYLGEKVTQAVITVPAYFTDSQRQATKDAGKIAGMEVLRIINEPTAASLAYGLDKEEDQTILVYDLGGGTFDVSILELGDGVFEVKATSGNNRLGGDDFDQRIIDYLADEFKKQNGIDLRKDKMALQRLNEAAEKAKIELSGVMSTNVNLPFITAGPEGPMHLDINLSRAKFDELTADLVEKTMGPTRQAMADAGLEPKDINKVLLVGGSTRIPAVQEAIRKYLGKEPHKGINPDECVAIGAAIQAGVLAGEVKDVLLLDVTPLSLGIETLGGVFTRLIERNTTIPTSKSQIFSTAADNQTTVDIHVLQGERSMAADNKTLGRFQLTGIPPAPRGVPQIEVKFDIDVNGIVSVSAKDKGTGKEQSITITSSSGLSDEEINRMVNDAEKYAEEDRKLKEKIEIRNQADSMVYQAEKTLKDYKDKADPSKVEEVQKKADELKEILKNEQADPETIKAKMEELTKPLYELTAAMYQQEAGQQQGGCQGSNCGGQEKTVDAEYEVKDNEDKK comes from the coding sequence ATGGGCAAAGTAATTGGTATAGATTTGGGTACAACTAACTCTTGTGTTGCCGTCATGGAAGGCGGTGAGGCGGTAGTTATTCCTAATGCGGAAGGAGCCCGTACTACACCGTCAGTTGTGGGATTTTCCAAAACAGGTGAACGTCTGGTGGGCCAGGTGGCCAAACGCCAGGCTGTAACAAATCCTGACCGGACAGTAAGTTCGATTAAAAGACATATGGGGAGTAATTACAAAGTAACTATTGAGAATAAGGACTATACTCCGCAAGAAATTTCGGCTATGGTTTTACAAAAATTAAAGTCTGATGCTGAAGCTTACCTCGGGGAAAAGGTAACTCAGGCTGTAATTACCGTACCGGCGTATTTTACTGATTCACAGCGTCAGGCTACCAAAGATGCCGGTAAAATTGCGGGGATGGAAGTTTTACGAATTATTAATGAGCCAACTGCCGCTTCCTTAGCCTATGGTCTTGATAAGGAAGAAGACCAGACTATTTTGGTTTATGACCTGGGCGGCGGAACTTTTGATGTTTCTATTCTTGAACTTGGTGACGGTGTGTTTGAGGTTAAGGCCACCAGTGGTAACAACCGCCTTGGTGGTGATGATTTTGATCAGAGGATTATTGATTACCTGGCCGATGAGTTTAAAAAGCAAAACGGAATAGATTTGCGTAAGGACAAAATGGCTCTGCAGCGTTTAAACGAAGCAGCTGAAAAAGCCAAGATTGAACTTTCAGGAGTAATGTCCACAAACGTTAATCTGCCTTTTATTACAGCAGGTCCCGAAGGGCCGATGCACCTGGACATTAACCTTTCCCGGGCGAAATTTGATGAATTAACCGCTGACTTGGTGGAAAAAACCATGGGGCCGACCCGACAGGCTATGGCTGATGCCGGATTAGAGCCTAAGGACATTAATAAAGTGCTTCTGGTCGGAGGCTCCACGAGGATTCCAGCTGTACAGGAAGCTATTCGTAAATATTTGGGCAAAGAGCCGCATAAGGGGATTAACCCCGACGAGTGCGTTGCTATTGGTGCAGCTATTCAGGCGGGTGTACTGGCCGGGGAAGTTAAAGACGTACTGCTTTTGGATGTAACTCCTCTGTCCCTGGGCATAGAAACACTGGGCGGGGTGTTTACCAGATTAATCGAACGCAATACCACTATTCCAACTTCTAAGAGCCAGATTTTTTCTACAGCTGCAGACAATCAAACCACTGTAGATATTCACGTGCTGCAGGGTGAGCGATCTATGGCTGCAGATAATAAAACTCTGGGACGCTTTCAATTAACAGGTATTCCCCCGGCACCTAGGGGCGTGCCGCAAATTGAAGTAAAATTCGATATTGACGTAAACGGTATTGTCAGCGTCTCAGCTAAGGATAAAGGAACCGGCAAAGAGCAGAGCATTACCATAACTTCTTCCAGTGGACTTTCTGATGAGGAAATTAACAGAATGGTAAATGATGCTGAAAAATATGCTGAAGAAGACAGGAAATTAAAAGAAAAAATAGAAATTAGAAACCAGGCAGACAGTATGGTTTACCAGGCGGAGAAAACTCTCAAAGATTATAAAGACAAAGCAGACCCGTCTAAAGTGGAAGAGGTTCAAAAGAAAGCAGATGAACTAAAAGAAATTCTAAAGAATGAGCAAGCTGATCCGGAAACCATTAAGGCCAAAATGGAAGAACTGACTAAACCCCTTTATGAATTGACTGCTGCTATGTATCAACAGGAAGCCGGGCAGCAGCAGGGAGGCTGTCAGGGGAGTAACTGCGGTGGACAGGAAAAAACGGTTGACGCTGAGTATGAAGTAAAGGATAATGAGGATAAGAAGTAA
- the dnaJ gene encoding molecular chaperone DnaJ, translating to MAKRDYYEALGVSRNASADEIKKAYRKLARKYHPDANPGDKEAEAKFKEIAEAYAVLQDPDKKAAYDRYGHAAFDQQQGFGGGGFDFGGFGDMGGLGDIFDMFFGGGGRTRRGPEKGSDLRMEMEISFEEAAFGVERDIKIPRTESCTTCGGSGAAPGTKPKTCGTCGGTGQVQFAQNTPFGRIVQSRTCDKCRGAGKIIDKPCQTCHGSGQVRRSRSIHVKIPAGVDNGSRLRLAGEGEGGVRGGPPGDLYVYLRVRPHKLFRRDGNDVICEIPITFTQAALGDEFYVDTLDGKEKIKVPEGTQTGTVFRLRGKGIPNLNGYGRGDQHVRVKVVTPTKLTEKQKDLLREFSLLGGKNVYGTEKGFFEKMKDAFMG from the coding sequence ATGGCGAAGCGAGATTATTACGAGGCACTGGGAGTATCCCGCAATGCTTCGGCGGATGAAATAAAAAAAGCATACCGTAAATTGGCCCGTAAGTACCACCCCGATGCCAACCCCGGAGATAAAGAAGCCGAGGCCAAGTTTAAGGAAATCGCTGAGGCTTATGCAGTCTTACAAGATCCGGATAAAAAAGCTGCCTATGATCGCTATGGCCATGCTGCCTTCGACCAGCAGCAGGGTTTTGGCGGCGGTGGTTTTGATTTCGGGGGTTTTGGAGATATGGGTGGCCTGGGAGATATCTTTGATATGTTTTTCGGTGGAGGGGGGCGTACCCGGCGCGGCCCGGAGAAAGGTTCCGATTTACGTATGGAGATGGAGATCTCTTTTGAAGAGGCTGCTTTTGGAGTGGAAAGAGACATTAAAATTCCCCGGACTGAAAGCTGTACCACCTGTGGAGGCAGCGGGGCAGCACCCGGTACAAAACCCAAAACCTGCGGCACTTGCGGCGGCACCGGACAGGTGCAGTTTGCACAAAATACACCCTTTGGCCGCATAGTGCAATCGCGTACCTGTGATAAATGTCGCGGTGCAGGAAAAATCATTGACAAACCCTGTCAAACATGTCATGGTTCAGGCCAGGTACGCCGGAGCAGGAGTATCCATGTAAAAATCCCTGCCGGGGTAGACAATGGTTCTCGCCTGCGTTTGGCCGGTGAAGGTGAAGGAGGGGTGCGGGGCGGTCCGCCCGGTGACTTATATGTATATCTTCGGGTACGCCCACACAAGCTTTTCAGAAGGGACGGCAATGATGTAATTTGTGAGATTCCCATTACCTTTACTCAGGCTGCCCTTGGTGATGAGTTTTACGTCGATACACTGGACGGAAAAGAAAAAATTAAGGTTCCCGAAGGGACTCAGACAGGGACTGTCTTTCGCCTTAGGGGAAAAGGTATTCCTAATCTAAACGGCTATGGACGGGGCGATCAGCATGTCAGGGTAAAGGTTGTTACACCTACTAAGCTGACTGAAAAACAAAAGGATTTGCTGCGTGAGTTTTCCCTTTTAGGGGGGAAAAATGTGTACGGTACCGAAAAAGGTTTTTTTGAAAAAATGAAAGATGCATTTATGGGGTAA
- the prmA gene encoding 50S ribosomal protein L11 methyltransferase — protein sequence MEVAVRVLPEGLEPIASIFEDLGTGGVLIEDPTLIARYKDEPGDTQVVSALISGQGDLPVVKGYLPVDERLPERLDNLKLLLDNLFLEQRPEISTSELPETNWATAWQAYYKPVAVGEKLVVKPSWEDYCSEDGRVVIELDPGMAFGSGTHATTTLCMQLLERHLKGGEVVIDVGTGSGILAAAAAKLGASKVMAVDNDPVAVRVARENMVLNNIQEVVKVFEGNLLQVVTGLADLIVANIIADVIINLTKDVPRVLVPGGKFIASGIIKDREKDVQRALKETGFTVLEVKREGEWAAIVSILGE from the coding sequence ATGGAAGTGGCTGTAAGGGTACTGCCGGAAGGTTTAGAGCCTATAGCAAGTATTTTTGAAGATTTAGGTACGGGTGGGGTTTTAATTGAAGACCCCACCCTTATTGCCAGGTATAAGGATGAACCGGGAGATACTCAAGTTGTCTCGGCGCTAATTTCCGGGCAGGGTGATTTACCTGTAGTGAAGGGCTATTTGCCGGTGGACGAGCGTTTGCCTGAGCGGCTGGATAATTTAAAGCTGTTATTGGATAACTTGTTTCTGGAGCAAAGGCCGGAAATAAGTACCAGTGAGTTGCCGGAAACAAATTGGGCTACTGCCTGGCAGGCCTACTATAAACCTGTGGCTGTGGGCGAAAAATTAGTAGTCAAACCTAGTTGGGAAGATTACTGTTCTGAGGACGGACGGGTTGTTATTGAGCTTGATCCCGGTATGGCCTTCGGCAGTGGTACACATGCTACCACCACCCTCTGTATGCAGCTTTTAGAAAGGCATCTTAAGGGTGGAGAAGTTGTTATTGATGTCGGTACAGGTTCAGGAATATTAGCCGCAGCAGCGGCAAAGCTGGGAGCCTCAAAGGTAATGGCTGTGGATAATGACCCGGTTGCCGTCCGGGTGGCACGGGAGAATATGGTATTAAATAATATTCAAGAGGTTGTAAAGGTATTCGAGGGTAACCTGCTGCAGGTTGTTACCGGCCTGGCCGACTTGATAGTAGCAAATATTATTGCTGATGTAATTATTAACTTAACCAAAGATGTTCCCCGCGTTCTGGTACCCGGCGGAAAGTTTATTGCTTCCGGAATAATTAAAGACCGGGAAAAGGATGTCCAAAGGGCCCTTAAAGAAACTGGATTTACCGTCCTGGAAGTAAAGCGGGAGGGTGAATGGGCAGCAATAGTAAGTATTTTAGGAGAGTAA
- a CDS encoding 16S rRNA (uracil(1498)-N(3))-methyltransferase: protein MARVFVASTQIKGGQAFICGEEMHHINRVLRLGEGDELTVLDGLGGVFEARITGKNKDTVFCEIIDQGGPDNEPPLKVTLVQGLPKADKMDLIVQKGTELGLSRVIPLKCERSVVRLDEKKAAQRQERWQRIALEAAKQSRRAKYPVIESVSNWEEVLTALPEDALALIPWEEEYNTGIKSLGNNGTLFGEIYVFIGPEGGFTETEVSRAQEFGVIPVSLGPRILRTETAGLAVLTMLMYEYGDLGGT, encoded by the coding sequence ATGGCCAGAGTTTTTGTAGCGTCCACCCAAATAAAGGGTGGGCAGGCTTTTATTTGTGGAGAAGAAATGCATCACATCAACCGTGTCCTGCGGCTGGGTGAAGGTGATGAGCTAACAGTTCTGGATGGGCTTGGCGGTGTGTTTGAAGCACGGATTACGGGGAAAAATAAAGATACTGTTTTTTGTGAGATAATAGATCAAGGTGGTCCTGATAATGAGCCACCGTTAAAAGTAACTCTTGTACAGGGATTGCCTAAAGCTGATAAAATGGATTTAATTGTCCAGAAGGGAACGGAGCTTGGCTTGTCGAGAGTTATTCCTTTAAAATGTGAGCGCAGTGTTGTACGTCTGGATGAAAAGAAGGCTGCACAGCGTCAGGAACGCTGGCAGCGAATTGCACTGGAGGCGGCTAAGCAGTCCCGTCGGGCCAAATACCCGGTAATAGAGTCAGTTTCAAATTGGGAAGAGGTTTTAACAGCTCTGCCTGAAGATGCATTGGCTCTGATTCCCTGGGAAGAGGAATATAATACAGGAATTAAGAGTTTGGGTAACAACGGTACATTATTCGGAGAGATATATGTTTTTATCGGTCCCGAGGGTGGTTTTACTGAAACCGAAGTTTCCCGGGCTCAAGAATTCGGTGTAATTCCTGTCTCTTTGGGGCCGCGGATTCTGCGTACTGAGACAGCCGGCCTAGCTGTGCTTACTATGCTGATGTACGAATACGGTGACCTGGGAGGGACATAA
- the mtaB gene encoding tRNA (N(6)-L-threonylcarbamoyladenosine(37)-C(2))-methylthiotransferase MtaB, translating to MERTVAVHTLGCKVNQYESAALVRIFKEQGYREVEFSEPADVYIINTCTVTHLGDRKSRQLIRRAAKTNPEGVIVVTGCYAQTSPGEVLALPEVDLVVGTGDRARIVDLVEKVDKEKEAINAVLDIEKVKVFEELPAPEGQGRVRAFLKIQEGCRNFCAYCIIPYARGPLRSRPPENVLAEARNLISKGFKEIILTGIHTGAYGVDLKDSIDLTGIIKRLVQLPGLERLRLSSVEPKDINADLINLMVKSSVFCNHLHIPLQSGSDRILKLMRRRYTTDEYAALLKSLRKEIPGLAVTTDVMVGFPGETEEDFIDGYNFIKEMSFSGLHVFKYSPRKGTPAADFPDQVEPQIKDDRSHRLIELGEHMALNYSKKFIGQTMTVLVEQGFPEREGYYEGLTDNYLRVVFPGEENLRGSIITIKIEKPGIQYLEGRII from the coding sequence GTGGAAAGGACAGTGGCAGTACATACTCTGGGTTGTAAGGTTAATCAATATGAGTCCGCGGCTTTGGTCAGAATTTTTAAAGAGCAGGGCTATCGGGAGGTTGAATTCAGTGAGCCTGCGGATGTTTATATTATTAACACCTGCACTGTAACTCACCTGGGGGACCGCAAATCAAGACAGCTAATCAGGCGGGCTGCTAAAACCAACCCGGAAGGTGTAATCGTGGTTACTGGCTGTTATGCCCAAACCTCACCGGGAGAAGTTCTGGCCCTGCCGGAGGTAGATCTGGTGGTAGGAACCGGAGACCGGGCCAGAATCGTTGACCTGGTAGAGAAAGTAGACAAGGAAAAAGAGGCCATTAATGCTGTTTTGGATATTGAAAAGGTCAAAGTATTCGAAGAGCTCCCGGCCCCGGAAGGACAGGGACGTGTACGGGCTTTTTTAAAAATTCAGGAGGGGTGCCGTAATTTCTGTGCTTACTGTATAATTCCCTACGCCCGCGGCCCGCTGCGCAGCAGGCCCCCGGAAAATGTGCTGGCTGAGGCACGAAATTTGATATCCAAAGGTTTTAAAGAAATCATCTTAACCGGTATTCACACCGGAGCCTACGGGGTTGATTTAAAAGACAGTATCGATCTTACCGGCATAATTAAGAGACTTGTACAGCTGCCGGGCCTGGAAAGATTACGATTAAGTTCGGTTGAACCTAAAGATATAAATGCTGACCTAATAAATTTGATGGTAAAGTCATCGGTATTTTGTAATCATTTACATATTCCTTTACAGAGCGGCTCTGACCGGATTCTAAAGCTGATGAGGCGGCGGTATACTACTGATGAGTATGCTGCACTGCTTAAAAGCTTAAGAAAAGAAATACCCGGTTTGGCGGTTACTACCGATGTAATGGTGGGGTTTCCCGGGGAGACAGAAGAAGACTTTATTGACGGTTATAACTTTATTAAGGAAATGTCTTTTTCCGGATTGCATGTATTTAAGTATTCCCCACGCAAGGGAACTCCCGCTGCCGATTTTCCCGATCAGGTAGAGCCCCAAATTAAGGATGACCGCAGCCACCGGCTAATTGAACTGGGTGAGCATATGGCTCTTAATTATTCCAAAAAATTTATCGGACAAACCATGACAGTTCTGGTTGAGCAAGGTTTTCCCGAACGGGAAGGTTATTACGAAGGTTTGACCGATAATTATTTGCGAGTCGTTTTTCCTGGAGAGGAAAATTTACGGGGCTCTATAATTACAATTAAAATTGAAAAACCAGGTATACAATACTTAGAGGGGAGAATAATTTAG
- a CDS encoding histidine triad nucleotide-binding protein gives MQDCIFCKIVNKEIPAEVVYEDNDIMAFVDVKPVAPIHLLFIPKKHIPTVMDLEEEDAALIGKIHLVAAKVAKDYNLEDRGYRLVTNCKRDAGQLVFHVHYHFFAGRPFQWPPG, from the coding sequence GTGCAGGACTGTATCTTTTGTAAGATTGTTAATAAGGAGATTCCGGCAGAGGTAGTATATGAGGATAACGATATTATGGCCTTTGTGGACGTGAAGCCGGTAGCTCCGATCCACCTCTTATTCATTCCCAAGAAACATATTCCTACTGTAATGGATCTAGAAGAAGAGGATGCTGCATTAATCGGAAAGATTCATTTGGTTGCCGCCAAGGTAGCTAAAGATTATAATCTTGAAGACAGGGGTTATCGTCTGGTTACTAACTGTAAACGTGATGCAGGTCAGTTGGTTTTCCATGTTCACTACCATTTTTTTGCCGGGAGACCTTTTCAATGGCCTCCGGGATAG
- the rpsU gene encoding 30S ribosomal protein S21, with the protein MAEIKVGKNETLDSALRRFKRTCQKAGVLAEARKHEHYEKPSVRRKKKSEAARKQAARARKRKFN; encoded by the coding sequence TTGGCAGAAATTAAAGTTGGTAAAAACGAAACACTGGATAGTGCCCTCCGGCGCTTTAAAAGAACCTGTCAAAAGGCAGGAGTGTTGGCTGAGGCAAGAAAGCACGAGCATTATGAGAAGCCCAGTGTAAGACGTAAGAAGAAATCCGAAGCAGCCAGAAAGCAGGCTGCCAGAGCTAGAAAACGTAAATTTAACTAA
- a CDS encoding NfeD family protein encodes MDAVTGWLPALTFILGLLAIILEIFIIPGFGVAGLAGILLIGWTVALVTVDFSQATEALVLALIATILIFIVSVILLSRFNFWQRVTLKEKQHKDTGYAAVQTGLGRFLGGTGITLTPLRPSGSAEVDGHRLDVVTEGEYIAAGSRIEVIKVEGSRIIVRVLRK; translated from the coding sequence TTGGATGCAGTTACCGGTTGGCTTCCGGCCCTAACCTTTATTTTGGGTCTGCTGGCTATTATTTTGGAAATATTTATTATACCCGGGTTTGGTGTAGCCGGTTTAGCGGGTATTTTACTTATTGGGTGGACAGTAGCACTTGTTACTGTGGATTTCTCGCAAGCTACTGAAGCATTGGTGCTGGCACTGATAGCTACCATATTAATATTTATAGTGTCGGTTATATTGTTATCCCGCTTTAATTTTTGGCAGAGGGTTACTTTAAAGGAAAAACAGCATAAAGATACGGGTTATGCTGCTGTCCAGACCGGCCTGGGGCGATTTTTAGGAGGAACCGGCATTACGTTGACCCCACTGCGCCCTTCAGGTTCTGCTGAAGTAGATGGTCACCGCCTGGATGTAGTCACCGAGGGCGAGTATATTGCGGCGGGAAGCCGCATTGAGGTTATTAAAGTCGAAGGCAGCAGAATTATTGTAAGAGTCCTTCGAAAATAA
- the floA gene encoding flotillin-like protein FloA (flotillin-like protein involved in membrane lipid rafts) — MASALIGFFLMIVAVFIVIAVIFSFIPVGLWISALAAGVKVGIITLIGMRLRRVPPAKIVNPLIKADKAGLDLNVNQLEAHYLAGGNVDRVVDALIAAERADIPLPFERAAAIDLAGRDVLEAVQMSVNPKVIQTPMVAAVAKDGIEVKAIARVTVRANIDRLVGGAGEETILARVGEGVVTTVGSAESHKDVLENPDSMSQTVLNKGLDAGTAFEILSIDIADVDVGRNIGAQLQTDQAEADKRIAQAKAEERRAMAVAGEQEMKAKVQEMRAKVVEAEAEVPLALADALRQGKMGVMDYYQLQNLLADTQMRDSLSKVGPDNRGQGGREYVDEE; from the coding sequence ATGGCTTCTGCCCTTATAGGATTTTTTTTAATGATTGTGGCAGTTTTTATCGTTATTGCGGTAATTTTTAGTTTTATCCCGGTAGGGCTGTGGATTTCGGCCCTGGCTGCAGGAGTTAAAGTCGGTATTATTACTTTAATTGGTATGCGTTTACGCCGGGTACCGCCGGCAAAGATTGTAAACCCCTTAATCAAAGCGGATAAAGCCGGGCTCGATCTCAATGTTAACCAGTTGGAGGCACACTACCTGGCCGGTGGTAATGTGGACCGCGTGGTAGATGCCCTGATTGCCGCAGAGAGAGCGGATATTCCTTTACCGTTTGAACGGGCTGCGGCTATTGATCTGGCCGGTCGGGATGTGCTGGAAGCTGTGCAGATGAGTGTTAACCCCAAGGTTATTCAAACTCCGATGGTGGCTGCCGTGGCCAAGGACGGGATTGAAGTTAAAGCCATTGCCCGGGTAACTGTACGGGCTAATATTGATCGCCTGGTGGGCGGTGCCGGTGAGGAAACAATCCTGGCCCGCGTCGGCGAGGGTGTGGTCACTACTGTGGGTAGTGCCGAATCACATAAGGATGTGCTGGAAAACCCCGATTCGATGTCCCAAACTGTGCTTAATAAAGGACTTGATGCCGGAACGGCCTTTGAAATTCTTTCCATTGATATTGCGGATGTAGATGTAGGGCGCAACATCGGTGCCCAGCTGCAAACCGACCAGGCCGAGGCTGATAAGCGTATTGCTCAGGCCAAGGCAGAAGAAAGACGGGCTATGGCGGTGGCAGGGGAGCAGGAAATGAAGGCTAAGGTGCAGGAAATGCGCGCCAAGGTTGTAGAGGCCGAGGCAGAGGTGCCTTTAGCTCTGGCAGATGCTTTACGCCAGGGGAAAATGGGTGTAATGGACTATTACCAGCTGCAGAATTTATTGGCCGACACACAAATGAGGGATTCTCTGTCCAAGGTTGGGCCGGATAACCGGGGACAGGGGGGAAGGGAGTACGTAGATGAGGAATAA